Proteins encoded together in one Tistrella bauzanensis window:
- a CDS encoding DUF3576 domain-containing protein: MAVTGKDQLRFAALAGALALLAGCGGVPTEASYPRSVPGQSGGSYQTERQTIFGDGGLNILDTGKASDGTGGASPIGVNSFLWRASLDTISFMPLASADPFGGVIITDWYSAPETPAERMKLTVYILDRQLRADGLRVAAFKQRRDETGAWVDMALEPGVTTRIEDAILTRARQLRVVSTAR, encoded by the coding sequence ATGGCAGTCACGGGCAAGGATCAGTTGCGGTTCGCGGCGCTCGCGGGCGCGCTTGCGCTGCTCGCGGGCTGCGGCGGTGTGCCGACCGAGGCGAGCTATCCGAGATCGGTGCCCGGCCAGAGCGGCGGCAGTTATCAGACCGAGCGCCAGACCATCTTCGGCGATGGCGGGCTGAACATCCTCGATACCGGCAAGGCCAGCGACGGCACCGGCGGCGCCTCGCCGATCGGCGTCAACAGCTTCCTGTGGCGCGCCTCGCTCGACACGATCAGCTTCATGCCGCTGGCCTCGGCCGACCCGTTCGGCGGCGTGATCATCACCGACTGGTACAGCGCGCCGGAAACCCCGGCCGAGCGCATGAAGCTGACGGTCTATATCCTCGATCGCCAGCTTCGTGCCGACGGCCTGCGCGTCGCCGCCTTCAAACAGCGCCGCGACGAGACCGGTGCCTGGGTCGATATGGCGCTTGAGCCCGGCGTCACCACCCGGATCGAGGACGCGATCCTCACCCGCGCCCGTCAGCTTCGCGTGGTCAGCACCGCGCGCTGA
- the leuS gene encoding leucine--tRNA ligase, protein MARYNPKAIEPKWQQVWDQNGTFTTDETSSKPKYYVLEMFPYPSGRIHIGHVRVYTLGDVTARYRRARGYNVLHPMGWDAFGMPAENAAIERGIHPGTWTYDNIAAMRGQLKSMGLSYDWAREIFTCSPDYYVHEQRMFLAFMKAGLAYRKESWVNWDPVDQTVLANEQVIDGRGWRSGALVERRKLSQWFLRITAFGDDLLDSLDGLDRWPERVKAMQARWIGRSKGARLRFALSNAPRGADGAAFDGLEVFTTRPDTLFGASFCAIAPNHPLAEAAAATNPDLAAFIEECNRTGTSEEAVETAEKKGFRLDVQAAHPFVPGWMLPVYVANFVLMEYGSGAVFGCPAHDQRDLDFARKYDLPVKAVVRPAGIDRDAPVEIGQEALTGDGTIMNSRFLDGLSVADAKRRAIEELERLGAGQGETTFRLRDWGVSRQRYWGCPIPIIHCPDCGPVPVPDDQLPVTLPDDVVFDGAGNPLDRHPSWAHVDCPSCGRPARRETDTFDTFFESSWYFARYTGLTSDAPFPRAAADKWLPVDQYIGGVEHAVLHLLYSRFFTRAMREVGLLDIKEPFAGLLTQGMVVHETYKDDQGRWVYPEEVTKDADGQLIHAETGGRITRGRIEKMSKSKRNVVDPMAIIEAYGADTARLFMLSDSPPERDLEWTDAGAEGAHRYLSRLYRLVEEWQVPAAPAGADITAALAAAEGPALEIRRALHRTIRDLSDDLERFHFNKAVARLRALSNTLFDFTPLADNATDAAVAREVLDAVIGLIGPMTPHLGEELWALAGHDGLLANQAWPDFDPALVTVDTITLPVQVNGKVRSKLDVVPDLDQDAAVQQALADHKVKVALDGRSPRKVIYVPNRILNIVG, encoded by the coding sequence ATGGCCCGGTATAATCCCAAGGCGATCGAGCCCAAATGGCAGCAGGTGTGGGACCAGAACGGCACCTTCACGACCGATGAAACGTCGTCGAAGCCGAAATACTATGTGCTGGAGATGTTCCCCTACCCGTCCGGCCGGATCCATATCGGACATGTCCGGGTCTATACCCTGGGCGACGTGACGGCGCGCTATCGCCGGGCACGTGGTTACAACGTGCTGCACCCGATGGGCTGGGACGCCTTCGGCATGCCGGCCGAAAACGCCGCCATCGAACGCGGCATTCACCCCGGCACCTGGACCTATGACAACATTGCCGCCATGCGTGGCCAGTTGAAGTCCATGGGCCTGTCCTACGACTGGGCGCGCGAGATCTTCACCTGCTCGCCCGATTATTATGTCCATGAACAGCGCATGTTCCTGGCCTTCATGAAGGCCGGTCTCGCCTATCGCAAGGAAAGCTGGGTCAACTGGGATCCGGTCGACCAGACCGTGCTGGCCAATGAACAGGTGATCGACGGCCGTGGCTGGCGGTCGGGCGCGCTGGTCGAACGGCGCAAGCTGTCGCAATGGTTCCTGCGCATCACCGCCTTCGGCGACGATCTGCTCGACAGCCTCGACGGTCTGGACCGCTGGCCTGAGCGGGTGAAGGCCATGCAGGCGCGCTGGATCGGCCGTTCGAAAGGCGCGCGGCTGCGTTTCGCCCTTTCGAACGCCCCGCGCGGTGCCGACGGCGCGGCCTTCGACGGGCTGGAGGTCTTCACCACCCGCCCCGACACCCTGTTCGGTGCGTCGTTCTGCGCCATTGCGCCCAATCATCCGCTGGCCGAGGCGGCAGCCGCCACCAACCCCGACCTCGCGGCCTTCATCGAAGAGTGCAACCGCACCGGCACCAGCGAGGAAGCGGTCGAGACCGCCGAGAAGAAGGGGTTCCGGCTGGATGTCCAGGCGGCGCATCCCTTCGTGCCCGGCTGGATGCTGCCGGTCTATGTCGCCAATTTCGTGCTGATGGAGTATGGCTCGGGCGCCGTGTTCGGCTGCCCGGCGCATGACCAGCGCGACCTGGATTTCGCCCGCAAATACGATCTGCCGGTCAAGGCGGTTGTGCGGCCGGCGGGCATCGACCGCGATGCGCCGGTGGAGATTGGCCAGGAGGCGCTGACCGGCGACGGCACGATCATGAATTCGCGGTTCCTCGACGGCTTGAGCGTGGCCGATGCCAAGCGCCGTGCGATCGAGGAACTGGAACGCCTGGGCGCGGGCCAGGGCGAGACCACCTTCCGTCTGCGCGACTGGGGCGTGTCGCGCCAGCGCTATTGGGGCTGCCCGATCCCGATCATCCACTGCCCCGATTGCGGGCCGGTGCCGGTGCCTGATGACCAACTGCCGGTGACCCTGCCGGACGACGTGGTGTTCGACGGTGCCGGCAACCCGCTGGATCGCCATCCCAGTTGGGCGCATGTCGACTGCCCGAGCTGCGGCAGGCCGGCGCGGCGCGAAACCGACACCTTCGACACCTTCTTCGAAAGCAGCTGGTATTTCGCCCGCTATACCGGGTTGACCAGCGATGCGCCCTTCCCGCGCGCCGCCGCCGACAAATGGCTGCCGGTCGACCAGTATATCGGCGGCGTCGAGCATGCCGTGCTGCACCTGCTCTATTCCCGCTTCTTCACCCGCGCGATGCGCGAGGTCGGGCTGCTGGACATCAAGGAGCCCTTCGCCGGGCTGCTGACCCAGGGCATGGTGGTGCACGAGACCTATAAGGACGACCAGGGCCGCTGGGTCTATCCGGAAGAGGTCACGAAGGATGCCGACGGCCAGCTGATCCATGCCGAGACCGGGGGCAGGATCACCCGCGGCCGCATCGAGAAGATGAGCAAGTCGAAGCGCAATGTCGTCGACCCGATGGCGATCATCGAGGCTTATGGCGCCGATACCGCGCGGCTGTTCATGCTGTCGGACAGCCCGCCCGAACGCGATCTGGAATGGACCGATGCCGGTGCCGAAGGCGCGCATCGCTATCTGTCGCGGCTGTATCGTCTGGTCGAGGAATGGCAGGTGCCGGCCGCCCCCGCCGGTGCCGACATCACGGCGGCGCTGGCCGCAGCCGAGGGCCCGGCGCTGGAGATCCGCCGGGCGCTGCACCGGACCATCCGCGATCTGTCCGACGATCTGGAGCGGTTCCACTTCAACAAGGCGGTGGCCCGGTTGCGCGCCTTGTCGAACACGCTGTTCGATTTCACGCCGCTGGCCGACAATGCCACCGACGCGGCGGTGGCGCGCGAGGTTCTGGATGCGGTGATCGGCCTGATCGGGCCGATGACCCCGCATCTGGGTGAGGAATTGTGGGCACTGGCCGGACATGACGGCCTGCTCGCCAATCAGGCCTGGCCCGATTTCGATCCGGCGCTGGTGACGGTGGATACCATCACCCTGCCGGTTCAGGTCAATGGCAAGGTCCGCAGCAAGCTCGATGTCGTGCCCGATCTCGATCAGGACGCGGCAGTCCAACAGGCCCTGGC